CGCCCCCCGTTCTGTTAGAGGGAAAGCCTACGCTCTATCTGGAGTATTCAATGAGCTGGTCACGAGAAATTTTGTTGAGTCGAACCCAGTTGAAGACGTTTCCGTAGAAGACCTCGAACAGACGAGGCAAGACCAATACCACACAGAAAACAACAAAGGGCAGTACCTCTCCATCGAAGAATACGAAAAGTTGGTCAAGGCAACAGATAATGTCCGTGACAAGGTGATGGTACGCCTTCTATGGCAAACGGGCTGTAGAGTGAGTGAAGCTGCTGATGTTCGTATTTCAGATATAGATCGAGACAACCGAAGTATAACGATCAGGAACGCTAAGTCTGGAAAATACAAGGACACCGGAACACGCACAGTCTACTATGACCGAAAATTCAGTGTTCTACTCCGTCAATATATTGACGAAGGTTATCGAGAAGGCTTTGTCGGGTTGAGTGAAGACAAAGAAGATCACGGTCACTTGCTCGTATCGAACGAAAAATACAGCCTCAACAAAGAATACATCACTAAATTCATAGCAGAGATAGCTGAACGAGCAGGAATTCAAGACGTGATGTATGAGAATCGTGCAGGTAATGAGATGAAACGAGTCAATGCCCATTTACTGCGGAAATCCTACGGCGTCCATAGGACGAAAAACGGGATGCCCATAGCCTATCTGTCCGAACTCATGGGTCACGCAGATGTGACCGTTACCAAAGAAAACTACCTCCACTTCCGAGAAGACGACATAGAAGAAGCAGAGCGTACCTACGCTCCTTAATACGAGATCTTACGGAGAAGACCTTACCAAAATACTGGTTAGGTTCTGAAACAGGTTTGTAGACACTCATGGACGACGAAGAGATCCAGTCTCACTACCGGGAGATCATTCAAGACCTTGCTGATGACGAGATCGAATACATCCGTGTAGATCTTGACGCAATCGGATTCCCTGAACAACGAGAGGAGGAATTCGGAGAGATGGCCAGAGTAGTCACCGTCGAAGACGTGGAAGAGAGCAAGATTCTCCGTCCACTCATAGCGAATATAGCCCAATCCGAGGACGAGATCGAGAACCAGTACGGAATCGAAGTCCTTGACGAAGAAGAAGCAGTCCTCTACGGAATCTAACTCTCATTCTAAACCAATATTACCGCAAGTAATTTAGGATAGGGCGTTTATTATGTAGATAGACCAACAATATAGTGAGATATCATGAGCGCACAACAACAGAAACCAGAATCAGAGGACAAGACCGTGAAGATCTGTTCTATCCACGAGATCTTCTACGACCCAGCTAAGAGAGATCAGTGTCCACTCTGTGCTAAGACTCAGTGAAAACTCACTCAGTTCTATTTTTTATTTTTTGAATCGCCTTTGCGAG
The Haloarcula sp. CBA1129 genome window above contains:
- a CDS encoding tyrosine-type recombinase/integrase, translated to MKNEFIADLGLNEESKDQLDRVFTKIDARFTENTYRNRKVVIKQFTEFSIEDDLRDVGSVEVDDWVSHLLTDDYAPRSVRGKAYALSGVFNELVTRNFVESNPVEDVSVEDLEQTRQDQYHTENNKGQYLSIEEYEKLVKATDNVRDKVMVRLLWQTGCRVSEAADVRISDIDRDNRSITIRNAKSGKYKDTGTRTVYYDRKFSVLLRQYIDEGYREGFVGLSEDKEDHGHLLVSNEKYSLNKEYITKFIAEIAERAGIQDVMYENRAGNEMKRVNAHLLRKSYGVHRTKNGMPIAYLSELMGHADVTVTKENYLHFREDDIEEAERTYAP